The DNA region GACGAAGCGTGCGAAGCTCAGCTCGACGGACGGCTCCGTGTACTGGCCCTTGATGCCGGTCATCTCGTTTGAGAGCAGGAAGCAGGCGGCGTCGTAGAGGCGTTCTCGGACGAGCTTCTGGCAGAGGATCTCGTAGCGCTTGGCGTAGGACGCCCCGCGGAACTCCTTGAAGACCGGGAAGTGGGGCTCTTCGACGGCGACCGGCGAGGTCGAGCGGCGCGCCTCTTCAAGCAGCATCAGGTACCCGAGCCAGGGGCGCGGCGACTTATGGAACGCGCCCTCGCGGTAGGCGGTCCAGAGGTCGGTGGCGTTTCCGATGGCCTCTTCGGTGCGGTTGTTGTAGTTATTCCCGAACGAGCCGACCTGGGACTTGAACTCGATCGAGGCGAGCAGCATGTCGTCGACGATCACGAGGATGTCCCACTCCTTCGTGGCGCGGAAGAAGCCGGGCAGCTCGATGTGTTTCTTGCGGTAGATCGTCGCGTCGGGGAGGCCGCTCTCGGCCAGGATCTCGCCGACGAGCGCGATCATGCCATCCATCTGCGCGCCGCCGGTGACGGCGCCACGCTTGCCCTGGTCCTTCTTACCGGTGCGCGAGCCTTGTTTCTTGGCCTGTTGCTGGCGGGTCTTCCAGAACTGCTTTACGGCGGCTGCGAGCCTTGGCTGGAGGTCGTCCACGATCCTCGCTCCCTGTGTGTGTGGTGACGGTCATCTGCCCGAAGAGTTTAGCGGATTCCTCGTTGATGCGTGACGCGGCCAGGGAGAAGTAGTGCGGGTCGAGCTCGACGCCGATGCTGTTCCGGCCCCAGCGTGACGCGGCGACGGACGTCGTGCCGGTGCCGAGGAAGGGATCGAGGACCGTGTCGCCCACGAAGCT from Verrucomicrobiota bacterium includes:
- a CDS encoding PaeR7I family type II restriction endonuclease encodes the protein MDDLQPRLAAAVKQFWKTRQQQAKKQGSRTGKKDQGKRGAVTGGAQMDGMIALVGEILAESGLPDATIYRKKHIELPGFFRATKEWDILVIVDDMLLASIEFKSQVGSFGNNYNNRTEEAIGNATDLWTAYREGAFHKSPRPWLGYLMLLEEARRSTSPVAVEEPHFPVFKEFRGASYAKRYEILCQKLVRERLYDAACFLLSNEMTGIKGQYTEPSVELSFARFVASLTAHVTAYTKTQK